The following coding sequences lie in one Gemmatimonadota bacterium genomic window:
- a CDS encoding helix-turn-helix domain-containing protein has translation HPTVESEDLPPEIRFRGLSGSPSAAAGAFTLPDEGVDLEEVERTLVAQALARVEGNQSAAARLLGITRYALRYRMQKFGLA, from the coding sequence GTCACCCGACCGTCGAGTCCGAGGACCTGCCGCCCGAGATCCGCTTCCGAGGGTTGAGCGGGAGCCCGAGCGCGGCAGCCGGGGCCTTCACGCTCCCGGACGAGGGCGTGGACCTGGAGGAGGTGGAGCGGACCCTGGTGGCGCAGGCGTTGGCGCGGGTGGAGGGCAACCAGTCCGCCGCCGCGCGCCTGCTGGGCATCACACGCTACGCGCTGCGCTACCGCATGCAGAAGTTCGGACTGGCCTGA